In gamma proteobacterium HIMB55, the genomic stretch TCCGGTTCTTTTACGCTACAACTGCTGTGCTACGTGCTTGCCGGTTGGTTGATACTGACCGCACTGCTGCGTTTGACACCCGTCTATCTAGAGCATCGGGCAGTTGTTTCGGTCATGGAAACGATCGTGGATCAGTATGATCCGTCAAACGACAGCACGGCTCGGATCAAGCAAAAACTAGAAGCAGCATGGTCGGTTAATGCGATTGATCAAGTGGACTCTGGCAGTGTGCGGATCGAGCGACGCCGGTCAGGACTGAAATTGATGCTTCAGTATGAAGTGCGTTTTCCAATAGTCGGCGATATCGTGGGCGTGTGGGCGTTTGACGAGACATTCGCGGCGCCCTGACCCCTATCGGAGAAAAAGTCTTGGCGACCCTCACTCTCAAACCCAAATTGGCAAGTCTCGAGCGCAGCATTGCCTATCAATTCGGCGATCGTGATTTATTGGCTCAGGCGTTAACCCACAGGAGCTTCGGCGCAACTAACAACGAGCGGCTCGAGTTTATTGGTGATGGCCTCGTCAACGCAGTCGTTGCCAAATTGCTATTTTCTGCTCACCCAGATCTGGACGAGGGAAGCTTGAGCAGATTGCGGTCAAAGCTGGTATCACGAGACGGCTTGTCGGTTATTGCTAAACGATTCGAACTTGGCCCACTACTTCAGTTGGGTGCGGGAGAACGTAAAAGTGGCGGGCGACATCGAGACAGTATTCTCGCCGATGCGGTTGAAGCCATTGCCGGGGCTATTTTGATGGATAGCGACTTTGGTAGAGCTAGTGATGTTGTCTCAGCCTGGTTTTATGACGATGTTGCAGATCTCGATACCACCTCAACCCGAGATGCGAAAACGCTTTTGCAGGAGTGGTTGCAGGGTAGAGGGCATGCCTTGCCGACTTACAGCGTCGTGTCGGTTTCGGGAGAGGACCACAATCAAGAGTTCGAAGTCTCTTGCCATACCGAGGTTAGAGATCTTGTAAGCTACGGTCGCGCAACGAGTAGAAAAAAGGCAGAGCAGGCTGCGGCCAGCGACCTTTTGGAGAGATTGATTAATGAGTGATTCGCCCGACACGCGTTGTGGATTGGTGGCTCTGGTTGGGCGGCCTAACGTTGGTAAATCCACGTTGCTGAATTTTTTGCTCGAGCAAAAACTGAGCATCACGTCACGTAAACCCCAAACCACTCGTCAGCAGGTGCTGGGTGTAAAAACGGTGGGGCGCGATCAGATGATCTTTGTTGATACGCCCGGCCTCCATCGAAACGAGCCCAAGGCGATCAACAAAGCCATGAATCGGTCTGCTACGTCAGCTATGTCTGATGTGGATCTCGTGCTGTTTCTCATTGATCGGGGTAAATGGACCGAGGAAGACAGTTGGGTGCTCGAGAAGATCGAGTCTGCAAAAGCGCCGGTGGCTCTTGTCATCAACAAGATGGATTTGTTGGATGATCCAAATACGCTACTCCCCGAACTTGAGGCGCTGCAAGCACGCGCAAATTTTGCTGGTGTCTTCCCGGTATCAGCCCTTCGGCAGAAAAATCTGGATGTTCTTGAATCCTTTGTTAGAGACCAATTACCTGAGGGTTATCACCTGTTTCCTGAAGGACAGATCACTAACCGCACTGAGCGCTTTTTAGCGGCCGAGCTAATCAGGGAGAAGATCATAAGGCAGCTGGGTGATGAGTTGCCTCACACCTCTGCCGTTGAAATCGAAGCCTTTCAAACTGATGAGCGCGGGGTACTCCACATCAGCGCAATTATTTTTGTAGAGCGCGACGGTCAGAAACGTATTGTTATCGGTACGGGCGGCTCAAGACTGCGCTCTATTGGGACGGAAGCGCGGCGTGACATGGAAAAAGCCTTTGACCAGAAAGTCATGTTGAAGCTGTGGGTCAAAGTTAAGTCTGGTTGGTCTGATGATATCCGAGCGCTCCGTAGTTTAGGGCTAGAAGGTGATTCTTGAAAAATTCGGTCCAGCCCGCGTGGGTTCTTGGACGTCGCGCCTATCGTGACTCGAGCTTACTCGTTGATCTCCTGACCGCAGAGAACGGGCGTATGTCGGCGGTCGTGAAGGGCGCCCACAGAAAGCAGCGAGGTGGTTCATACGCCAGTCTTATGCAGCCCTTTTGCCCAATCCTGGTAGGGTTGGGCGGTAAGGCTGAGCTGAAATATCTCTCGTCTGCCGAGAACGCGGGTGTGGCGCTGTCACTTCCCGGCGAACGCCTGTTTTCTGGTTTGTATATGAACGAGCTCTTAGTCAGATTATTGCCAAAGTTCGATGCAGTACCTCAGCTTTTCGCAACTTATGGCTCATCGCTGCTTGCACTCAGTGATAATAATGACGCCGAGTTGACCCTGCGCCGATTTGAGCTCGCATTGTTTGAAGAACTGGGGTACGAGATACAGTGGCACAAGGATGATCTAGGTCAGGAAATCTCACATGATCGTAACTACTTATTTGCACATGATCGGGGTTTTGTCGAAACTGCCGAGGGCGTGACCGAAGAGGTATTAACGGGCGCTAGCTTGATGGCGCTTAACGCTTGGTATCGTAGCAGCACCCCATTGACGAATCATGCGAGACAATCGCTGAAGCGCGTTATGCGCCAAGCAGTCGATTATCGACTCGATGGGCGACCGCTTAAGGTGCGCGAAGCCCTTAGTCAGTGGCGTAATCTCGGTCAGACTGCGGGAGAGGTTTGAGTGATTGGCATAGGTGTAGACATTGTGAATATCGCTCGGGTAGAACGGGTGTTCGAAAAATTTGGTGAACGATTTGCCCGGAAAGTTCTAGCGCCCTCTGAGCTCCAGAGTCTCGCCATCGATCCGCGGCTTCTTGCGAAGCGATTTGCAGCGAAAGAGGCCGTTGCAAAAGCCTTGGGAACAGGCTTCCGTCTTGGGATCACGATGCCGTCAATTCGTATCGAAAAAAATCAGCTTAATCAGCCGCAGGTTGTGTTGATGGGTGCGGCCAAGGCACGCCTCGATAGCATGGGCGGTCAAGAGATTTTGCTATCTATTTCAGATGAGGTTGATTCCGTCGTGGCCTTTGCCGTTGTACGATAGCCCGTCGGCTTTCAACCCCGTCTACAACGCGCCACACAGAGTCTCTGAAAAACCCCGTTAAGCGCTCGTTGAAACCGGTATTTCAATAGCCCCTGAGACAGTTCTGTTATGAGTTTCGACGAGTATCCCACTATTGAGTCAACCATCGGTAAAACGCCGCTCGTGCGCCTGCAGCGAATGCTGAAGAATCCAAATAGTGTTGTGTTGGCAAAACTTGAAGGTAATAACCCGGCTGGATCGGTCAAGGACAGACCAGCAATGAGTATGATCAGAGAGGCTGAGGCACACGGTAGGATTAAGCCCGGCGACACGATCATTGAAGCTACCAGCGGTAATACGGGTATTGCACTGGCTATGGCGGCTGCTATTCGGGGCTATAAAATGAAACTTATTATGCCCAACCACATGAGCTCCGAGCGTAAGTGGTCCATGGAAGCTTATGGTGCTGAACTGATCGAGGTTAGCCAGGAAGAAGGCATGGAAGGGGCGCGCGATCTCGCAGCAGAGATGGCAGATAGAGGCGAGGGTATCGTACTTGATCAGTTTGCCAACACCGATAATCCACTGGGTCATACCAGCTCTACGGGACCCGAAATCTGGGAGCAAACCAGTGGTCGAGTGACGCATTTCGTGAGTTCCATGGGGACAACCGGGACAATCATGGGGGTGTCCGCTTTTTTGAAAGCCAAGAATAGTGACATCGAGATCATTGGTTTGCAGCCGATTGAAGGTTCACAGATTCCTGGGATTCGAAGATGGCCCGAGGCGTATCGTCCGTCTATTTTCGATCCGACGGCAGTTGATCACGTCATTGATGTCTCGCAGGCTCGTGCCGAGGAGACAATGCGGCAGATGGCTCGTGAGGAGGGAATTTTTGCGGGTGTCTCCTCGGGCGGTTCAATCGCAACAGCGATCGATATTGCGGAAGCAAATGATGGCGTCACTGTCGTAGCGATTGTGTGTGACAGAGGCGATCGTTATTTGTCTACCGGTGTCTACCAGGCATGAATGAGAAGGCTCAGCCCGCTTACGATATAGCCGACCTGAAACGGCTGATGGAGCGGCTGCGAGACCCTGAGACGGGCTGCCCTTGGGATCTGAAACAGACCTACCAGTCGATTGCGCCATTCACACTAGAAGAGTGCCTAGAGCTGATCGATGCTCTCGAGCAGGGCGACCTTGAGCATGTGGAGGAAGAGCTCGGCGACTTGCTCTTTCAGGTTATTTTCTACAGCCAGCTTGGCCAAGAGGACGGCTTATTTGATTTCGAGACTGTCGTTTCTGGTATTACTGCCAAGTTACTGAGGCGCCACCCCCACGTATTCAAAGACGGCGAATTAGAGGGCGTTATCACGGATAGAGCATCCGTCGATCAGATCAAGACTAACTGGGAAGCAGAAAAGGCCTCAGAGCGCGCTGCTCGGGCGCAACAGAGTGCAATGGATGATGTTCCAGCCACGCTAAGTGCGCTCGCTCGTGCGCAAAAACTGCAGAAGCGCGCGTCATCGGTTGGGTATGATTTTTCCGCGGCTGATTCAGTTCTCTTGAGT encodes the following:
- a CDS encoding ribonuclease III (PFAM: Double-stranded RNA binding motif; RNase3 domain~TIGRFAM: ribonuclease III, bacterial); protein product: MATLTLKPKLASLERSIAYQFGDRDLLAQALTHRSFGATNNERLEFIGDGLVNAVVAKLLFSAHPDLDEGSLSRLRSKLVSRDGLSVIAKRFELGPLLQLGAGERKSGGRHRDSILADAVEAIAGAILMDSDFGRASDVVSAWFYDDVADLDTTSTRDAKTLLQEWLQGRGHALPTYSVVSVSGEDHNQEFEVSCHTEVRDLVSYGRATSRKKAEQAAASDLLERLINE
- a CDS encoding GTP-binding protein Era (PFAM: GTPase of unknown function; KH domain~TIGRFAM: GTP-binding protein Era; small GTP-binding protein domain), whose protein sequence is MSDSPDTRCGLVALVGRPNVGKSTLLNFLLEQKLSITSRKPQTTRQQVLGVKTVGRDQMIFVDTPGLHRNEPKAINKAMNRSATSAMSDVDLVLFLIDRGKWTEEDSWVLEKIESAKAPVALVINKMDLLDDPNTLLPELEALQARANFAGVFPVSALRQKNLDVLESFVRDQLPEGYHLFPEGQITNRTERFLAAELIREKIIRQLGDELPHTSAVEIEAFQTDERGVLHISAIIFVERDGQKRIVIGTGGSRLRSIGTEARRDMEKAFDQKVMLKLWVKVKSGWSDDIRALRSLGLEGDS
- a CDS encoding DNA replication and repair protein RecO (PFAM: Recombination protein O C terminal; Recombination protein O N terminal~TIGRFAM: DNA repair protein RecO) → MKNSVQPAWVLGRRAYRDSSLLVDLLTAENGRMSAVVKGAHRKQRGGSYASLMQPFCPILVGLGGKAELKYLSSAENAGVALSLPGERLFSGLYMNELLVRLLPKFDAVPQLFATYGSSLLALSDNNDAELTLRRFELALFEELGYEIQWHKDDLGQEISHDRNYLFAHDRGFVETAEGVTEEVLTGASLMALNAWYRSSTPLTNHARQSLKRVMRQAVDYRLDGRPLKVREALSQWRNLGQTAGEV
- a CDS encoding phosphopantetheine--protein transferase (PFAM: 4'-phosphopantetheinyl transferase superfamily~TIGRFAM: phosphopantethiene--protein transferase domain; holo-[acyl-carrier-protein] synthase), with product MIGIGVDIVNIARVERVFEKFGERFARKVLAPSELQSLAIDPRLLAKRFAAKEAVAKALGTGFRLGITMPSIRIEKNQLNQPQVVLMGAAKARLDSMGGQEILLSISDEVDSVVAFAVVR
- a CDS encoding cysteine synthase B (PFAM: Pyridoxal-phosphate dependent enzyme~TIGRFAM: cysteine synthases; cysteine synthase B), with product MSFDEYPTIESTIGKTPLVRLQRMLKNPNSVVLAKLEGNNPAGSVKDRPAMSMIREAEAHGRIKPGDTIIEATSGNTGIALAMAAAIRGYKMKLIMPNHMSSERKWSMEAYGAELIEVSQEEGMEGARDLAAEMADRGEGIVLDQFANTDNPLGHTSSTGPEIWEQTSGRVTHFVSSMGTTGTIMGVSAFLKAKNSDIEIIGLQPIEGSQIPGIRRWPEAYRPSIFDPTAVDHVIDVSQARAEETMRQMAREEGIFAGVSSGGSIATAIDIAEANDGVTVVAIVCDRGDRYLSTGVYQA
- a CDS encoding MazG family protein (PFAM: MazG nucleotide pyrophosphohydrolase domain~TIGRFAM: MazG family protein), with protein sequence MNEKAQPAYDIADLKRLMERLRDPETGCPWDLKQTYQSIAPFTLEECLELIDALEQGDLEHVEEELGDLLFQVIFYSQLGQEDGLFDFETVVSGITAKLLRRHPHVFKDGELEGVITDRASVDQIKTNWEAEKASERAARAQQSAMDDVPATLSALARAQKLQKRASSVGYDFSAADSVLLSLESELGELAEARQIHGQEEIENELGDVLFTVVNLARHLKVDAEAALRKSNRRFEQRVRRAESAAHEAGSRLEDESDEQLEARWSAAKAEEGNNDL